One genomic segment of Leishmania major strain Friedlin complete genome, chromosome 8 includes these proteins:
- a CDS encoding cathepsin L-like protease translates to MATSRAALCAVAVVCVVLAAACAPARAIYVGTPAAALFEEFKRTYQRAYGTLTEEQQRLANFERNLELMREHQARNPHARFGITKFFDLSEAEFAARYLNGAAYFAAAKQHAGQHYRKARADLSAVPDAVDWREKGAVTPVKNQGACGSCWAFSAVGNIESQWAVAGHKLVRLSEQQLVSCDHVDNGCGGGLMLQAFEWVLRNMNGTVFTEKSYPYVSGNGDVPECSNSSELAPGARIDGYVSMESSERVMTAWLAKNGPISIAVDASSFMSYHSGVLTSCIGEQLNHGVLLVGYNMTGEVPYWVIKNSWGEDWGEKGYVRVTMGVNACLLTGYPVSVHVSQSPTPYL, encoded by the coding sequence atggcgacgtcgagggccgctctctgcgctgttgcggttgtgtgcgtggtgcttgcggctgcctgcgcgcctgcgcgcgcgatATACGTGGGcacgccggctgctgcgctgttCGAGGAGTTCAAGCGGACGTACCAGCGCGCGTACGGGACGCTGaccgaggagcagcagcggctggcgAACTTCGAGCGCAACCTGGAGCTGATGCGCGAGCATCAGGCGAGGAACCCACACGCGAGGTTCGGGATCACGAAGTTCTTTGACCTGTCGGAGGCGGAGTTCGCCGCGCGCTACCTGAACGGCGCCGCGTACttcgcagcggcgaagcagcacgcCGGCCAGCACTACCGCAAGGCGCGCGCGGACCTGTCGGCGGTGCCTGATGCGGTGGACTGGCGCGAGAAGGGCGCCGTGACGCCGGTGAAGAATCAGGGTGCGTGCGGGTCGTGCTGGGCGTTCTCGGCGGTCGGCAACATCGAGTCGCAGTGGGCCGTTGCCGGCCACAAGCTGGTGAGGCTgtcggagcagcagctggtgagCTGCGATCACGTGGACAAtggttgcggcggcgggctGATGCTGCAGGCATTCGAGTGGGTGCTGCGAAACATGAACGGGACCGTGTTCACGGAGAAGAGCTACCCCTACGTCTCCGGCAACGGTGATGTGCCCGAGTGCTCGAACAGCAGTGAACTCGCTCCCGGTGCGCGAATCGACGGGTACGTGTCGATGGAAAGCAGCGAAAGAGTTATGACTGCGTGGCTTGCGAAGAATGGCCCCATCTCGATTGCGGTCGACGCCAGCTCCTTTATGTCTTACCATAGCGGCGTCCTGACCAGCTGCATTGGTGAGCAGCTGAAccacggcgtgctgctcgtTGGGTACAACATGACTGGTGAGGTTCCGTACTGGGTGATCAAGAACTCGTGGGGTGAGGACTGGGGCGAGAAGGGCTACGTGCGCGTGACCATGGGGGTGAACGCGTGCCTGCTCACTGGGTACCCCGTGTCCGTGCATGTGTCGCAGAGCCCCACCCCTTATCTCTAG
- a CDS encoding cathepsin L-like protease produces MATSRAALCAVAVVCVVLAAACAPARAIYVGTPAAALFEEFKRTYQRAYGTLTEEQQRLANFERNLELMREHQARNPHARFGITKFFDLSEAEFAARYLNGAAYFAAAKQHAGQHYRKARADLSAVPDAVDWREKGAVTPVKNQGACGSCWAFSAVGNIESQWAVAGHKLVRLSEQQLVSCDHVDNGCGGGLMLQAFEWVLRNMNGTVFTEKSYPYVSGNGDVPECSNSSELAPGARIDGYVSMESSERVMAAWLAKNGPISIAVDASSFMSYHSGVLTSCIGEQLNHGVLLVGYNMTGEVPYWVIKNSWGEDWGEKGYVRVTMGVNACLLTGYPVSVHVSQSPTPYL; encoded by the coding sequence atggcgacgtcgagggccgctctctgcgctgttgcggttgtgtgcgtggtgctTGCGGCTGCCTGCGCGCCCGCGCGCGCGATATACGTGGGcacgccggctgctgcgctgttCGAGGAGTTCAAGCGGACGTACCAGCGCGCGTACGGGACGCTGaccgaggagcagcagcggctggcgAACTTCGAGCGCAACCTGGAGCTGATGCGCGAGCATCAGGCGAGGAACCCACACGCGAGGTTCGGGATCACGAAGTTCTTTGACCTGTCGGAGGCGGAGTTCGCCGCGCGCTACCTGAACGGCGCCGCGTACttcgcagcggcgaagcagcacgcCGGCCAGCACTACCGCAAGGCGCGCGCGGACCTGTCGGCGGTGCCTGATGCGGTGGACTGGCGCGAGAAGGGCGCCGTGACGCCGGTGAAGAATCAGGGTGCGTGCGGGTCGTGCTGGGCGTTCTCGGCGGTCGGCAACATCGAGTCGCAGTGGGCCGTTGCCGGCCACAAGCTGGTGAGGCTgtcggagcagcagctggtgagCTGCGATCACGTGGACAAtggttgcggcggcgggctGATGCTGCAGGCATTCGAGTGGGTGCTGCGAAACATGAACGGGACCGTGTTCACGGAGAAGAGCTACCCCTACGTCTCCGGCAACGGTGATGTGCCCGAGTGCTCGAACAGCAGTGAACTCGCTCCCGGTGCGCGAATCGACGGGTACGTGTCGATGGAAAGCAGCGAAAGAGTTATGGCTGCGTGGCTTGCGAAGAATGGCCCCATCTCGATTGCGGTCGACGCCAGCTCCTTTATGTCTTACCATAGCGGCGTCCTGACCAGCTGCATTGGTGAGCAGCTGAAccacggcgtgctgctcgtTGGGTACAACATGACTGGTGAGGTTCCGTACTGGGTGATCAAGAACTCGTGGGGTGAGGACTGGGGCGAGAAGGGCTACGTGCGCGTGACCATGGGGGTGAACGCGTGCCTGCTCACTGGGTACCCCGTGTCCGTGCATGTGTCGCAGAGCCCCACCCCTTATCTCTAG
- a CDS encoding cathepsin L-like protease, whose amino-acid sequence MATSRAALCAVAVVCVVLAAACAPARAIYVGTPAAALFEEFKRTYQRAYGTLTEEQQRLANFERNLELMREHQARNPHARFGITKFFDLSEAEFAARYLNGAAYFAAVKQHAGQHYRKARADLSAVPDAVDWREKGAVTPVKNQGACGSCWAFSAVGNIESQWAVAGHKLVRLSEQQLVSCDHVDNGCGGGLMLQAFEWVLRNMNGTVFTEKSYPYVSGNGDVPECSNSSELAPGARIDGYVSMESSERVMAAWLAKNGPISIAVDASSFMSYHSGVLTSCIGEQLNHGVLLVGYNMTGEVPYWVIKNSWGEDWGEKGYVRVTMGVNACLLTGYPVSVHVSQSPTPGPNTTTTTHAPKRVTVKQITCTDYFCRKGCKTTVIPTKECLPNGAGGSFQMECGDHQVLKLTYTSMNCTGEAKYTVTREGKCGISWSGSSKSICQYV is encoded by the coding sequence atggcgacgtcgagggccgctctctgcgctgttgcggttgtgtgcgtggtgctTGCGGCTGCCTGCGCGCCCGCGCGCGCGATATACGTGGGcacgccggctgctgcgctgttCGAGGAGTTCAAGCGGACGTACCAGCGCGCGTACGGGACGCTGaccgaggagcagcagcggctggcgAACTTCGAGCGCAACCTGGAGCTGATGCGCGAGCATCAGGCGAGGAACCCACACGCGAGGTTCGGGATCACGAAGTTCTTTGACCTGTCGGAGGCGGAGTTCGCCGCGCGCTACCTGAACGGCGCCGCGTACTTCGCAGCGGTGAAGCAGCACGCCGGCCAGCACTACCGCAAGGCGCGCGCGGACCTGTCGGCGGTGCCTGATGCGGTGGACTGGCGCGAGAAGGGCGCCGTGACGCCGGTGAAGAATCAGGGTGCGTGCGGGTCGTGCTGGGCGTTCTCGGCGGTCGGCAACATCGAGTCGCAGTGGGCCGTTGCCGGCCACAAGCTGGTGAGGCTgtcggagcagcagctggtgagCTGCGATCACGTGGACAAtggttgcggcggcgggctGATGCTGCAGGCATTCGAGTGGGTGCTGCGAAACATGAACGGGACCGTGTTCACGGAGAAGAGCTACCCCTACGTCTCCGGCAACGGTGATGTGCCCGAGTGCTCGAACAGCAGTGAACTCGCTCCCGGTGCGCGAATCGACGGGTACGTGTCGATGGAAAGCAGCGAAAGAGTTATGGCTGCGTGGCTTGCGAAGAATGGCCCCATCTCGATTGCGGTCGACGCCAGCTCCTTTATGTCTTACCATAGCGGCGTCCTGACCAGCTGCATTGGTGAGCAGCTGAAccacggcgtgctgctcgtTGGGTACAACATGACTGGTGAGGTTCCGTACTGGGTGATCAAGAACTCGTGGGGTGAGGACTGGGGCGAGAAGGGCTACGTGCGCGTGACCATGGGGGTGAACGCGTGCCTGCTCACTGGGTACCCCGTGTCCGTGCATGTGTCGCAGAGCCCCACCCCTGGCCCAaacacgaccaccacgacgCACGCTCCTAAACGGGTGACGGTGAAGCAGATCACCTGCACGGATTATTTCTGCCGAAAGGGGTGCAAGACGACGGTGATCCCCACGAAAGAGTGCCTGCCGAACGGGGCAGGCGGCTCTTTTCAGATGGAGTGCGGTGACCATCAGGTGTTGAAGCTCACCTACACCTCCATGAATTGCACTGGTGAGGCCAAGTATACGGTGACAAGGGAGGGTAAGTGCGGGATATCGTGGTCCGGCTCGAGCAAGAGCATTTGCCAGTACGTGTAG
- a CDS encoding cathepsin L-like protease, whose translation MATSRAALCAVAVVCVVLAAACAPARAIYVGTPAAALFEEFKRTYQRAYGTLTEEQQRLANFERNLELMREHQARNPHARFGITKFFDLSEAEFAARYLNGAAYFAAAKQHAGQHYRKARADLSAVPDAVDWREKGAVTPVKNQGACGSCWAFSAVGNIESQWAVAGHKLVRLSEQQLVSCDHVDNGCGGGLMLQAFEWVLRNMNGTVFTEKSYPYVSGNGDVPECSNSSELAPGARIDGYVSMESSERVMAAWLAKNGPISIAVDASSFMSYHSGVLTSCIGEQLNHGVLLVGYNMTGEVPYWVIKNSWGEDWGEKGYVRVTMGVNACLLTGYPVSVHVSQSPTPGPNTTTTTHAPKRVTVKQITCTDYFCRKGCKTTVIPTKECLPNGAGGSFQMECGDHQVLKLTYTSMNCTGEAKYTVTREGKCGISWSGSSKSICQYV comes from the coding sequence atggcgacgtcgagggccgctctctgcgctgttgcggttgtgtgcgtggtgctTGCGGCTGCCTGCGCGCCCGCGCGCGCGATATACGTGGGcacgccggctgctgcgctgttCGAGGAGTTCAAGCGGACGTACCAGCGCGCGTACGGGACGCTGaccgaggagcagcagcggctggcgAACTTCGAGCGCAACCTGGAGCTGATGCGCGAGCATCAGGCGAGGAACCCACACGCGAGGTTCGGGATCACGAAGTTCTTTGACCTGTCGGAGGCGGAGTTCGCCGCGCGCTACCTGAACGGCGCCGCGTACttcgcagcggcgaagcagcacgcCGGCCAGCACTACCGCAAAGCGCGCGCGGACCTGTCGGCGGTGCCTGATGCGGTGGACTGGCGCGAGAAGGGCGCCGTGACGCCGGTGAAGAATCAGGGTGCGTGCGGGTCGTGCTGGGCGTTCTCGGCGGTCGGCAACATCGAGTCGCAGTGGGCCGTTGCCGGCCACAAGCTGGTGAGGCTgtcggagcagcagctggtgagCTGCGATCACGTGGACAAtggttgcggcggcgggctGATGCTGCAGGCATTCGAGTGGGTGCTGCGAAACATGAACGGGACCGTGTTCACGGAGAAGAGCTACCCCTACGTCTCCGGCAACGGTGATGTGCCCGAGTGCTCGAACAGCAGTGAACTCGCTCCCGGTGCGCGAATCGACGGGTACGTGTCGATGGAAAGCAGCGAAAGAGTTATGGCTGCGTGGCTTGCGAAGAATGGCCCCATCTCGATTGCGGTCGACGCCAGCTCCTTTATGTCTTACCATAGCGGCGTCCTGACCAGCTGCATTGGTGAGCAGCTGAAccacggcgtgctgctcgtTGGGTACAACATGACTGGTGAGGTTCCGTACTGGGTGATCAAGAACTCGTGGGGTGAGGACTGGGGCGAGAAGGGCTACGTGCGCGTGACCATGGGGGTGAACGCGTGCCTGCTCACTGGGTACCCCGTGTCCGTGCATGTGTCGCAGAGCCCCACCCCTGGCCCAaacacgaccaccacgacgCACGCTCCTAAACGGGTGACGGTGAAGCAGATCACCTGCACGGATTATTTCTGCCGAAAGGGGTGCAAGACGACGGTGATCCCCACGAAAGAGTGCCTGCCGAACGGGGCAGGCGGCTCTTTTCAGATGGAGTGCGGTGACCATCAGGTGTTGAAGCTCACCTACACCTCCATGAATTGCACTGGTGAGGCCAAGTATACGGTGACAAGGGAGGGTAAGTGCGGGATATCGTGGTCCGGCTCGAGCAAGAGCATTTGCCAGTACGTGTAG
- a CDS encoding cathepsin L-like protease, whose amino-acid sequence MATSRAALCAVAVVCVVLAAACAPARAIYVGTPAAALFEEFKRTYQRAYGTLTEEQQRLANFERNLELMREHQARNPHARFGITKFFDLSEAEFAARYLNGAAYFAAAKQHAGQHYRKARADLSAVPDAVDWREKGAVTPVKNQGACGSCWAFSAVGNIESQWAVAGHKLVRLSEQQLVSCDHVDNGCGGGLMLQAFEWVLRNMNGTVFTEKSYPYVSGNGDVPECSNSSELAPGARIDGYVSMESSERVMAAWLAKNGPISIAVDASSFMSYHSGVLTSCIGEQLNHGVLLVGYNMTGEVPYWVIKNSWGEDWGEKGYVRVTMGVNACLLTGYPVSVHVSQSPTPGPNTTTTTHAPKRVTVKQITCTDYFCRKGCKTTVIPTKECLPNGAGGSFQMECGDHQVLKLTYTSMNCTGEAKYTVTREGKCGISWSGSSKSICQYV is encoded by the coding sequence atggcgacgtcgagggccgctctctgcgctgttgcggttgtgtgcgtggtgctTGCGGCTGCCTGCGCGCCCGCGCGCGCGATATACGTGGGcacgccggctgctgcgctgttCGAGGAGTTCAAGCGGACGTACCAGCGCGCGTACGGGACGCTGaccgaggagcagcagcggctggcgAACTTCGAGCGCAACCTGGAGCTGATGCGCGAGCATCAGGCGAGGAACCCACACGCGAGGTTCGGGATCACGAAGTTCTTTGACCTGTCGGAGGCGGAGTTCGCCGCGCGCTACCTGAACGGCGCCGCGTACttcgcagcggcgaagcagcacgcCGGCCAGCACTACCGCAAGGCGCGCGCGGACCTGTCGGCGGTGCCTGATGCGGTGGACTGGCGCGAGAAGGGCGCCGTGACGCCGGTGAAGAATCAGGGTGCGTGCGGGTCGTGCTGGGCGTTCTCGGCGGTCGGCAACATCGAGTCGCAGTGGGCCGTTGCCGGCCACAAGCTGGTGAGGCTgtcggagcagcagctggtgagCTGCGATCACGTGGACAAtggttgcggcggcgggctGATGCTGCAGGCATTCGAGTGGGTGCTGCGAAACATGAACGGGACCGTGTTCACGGAGAAGAGCTACCCCTACGTCTCCGGCAACGGTGATGTGCCCGAGTGCTCGAACAGCAGTGAACTCGCTCCCGGTGCGCGAATCGACGGGTACGTGTCGATGGAAAGCAGCGAAAGAGTTATGGCTGCGTGGCTTGCGAAGAATGGCCCCATCTCGATTGCGGTCGACGCCAGCTCCTTTATGTCTTACCATAGCGGCGTCCTGACCAGCTGCATTGGTGAGCAGCTGAAccacggcgtgctgctcgtTGGGTACAACATGACTGGTGAGGTTCCGTACTGGGTGATCAAGAACTCGTGGGGTGAGGACTGGGGCGAGAAGGGCTACGTGCGCGTGACCATGGGGGTGAACGCGTGCCTGCTCACTGGGTACCCCGTGTCCGTGCATGTGTCGCAGAGCCCCACCCCTGGCCCAaacacgaccaccacgacgCACGCTCCTAAACGGGTGACGGTGAAGCAGATCACCTGCACGGATTATTTCTGCCGAAAGGGGTGCAAGACGACGGTGATCCCCACGAAAGAGTGCCTGCCGAACGGGGCAGGCGGCTCTTTTCAGATGGAGTGCGGTGACCATCAGGTGTTGAAGCTCACCTACACCTCCATGAATTGCACTGGTGAGGCCAAGTATACGGTGACAAGGGAGGGTAAGTGCGGGATATCGTGGTCCGGCTCGAGCAAGAGCATTTGCCAGTACGTGTAG
- a CDS encoding cathepsin L-like protease, which produces MATSRAALCAVAVVCVVLAAACAPARAIYVGTPAAALFEEFKRTYQRAYGTLTEEQQRLANFERNLELMREHQARNPHARFGITKFFDLSEAEFAARYLNGAAYFAAAKQHAGQHYRKARADLSAVPDAVDWREKGAVTPVKNQGACGSCWAFSAVGNIESQWAVAGHKLVRLSEQQLVSCDHVDNGCGGGLMLQAFEWVLRNMNGTVSTEKSYPYVSGNGDVPECSNSSELAPGARIDGYVSMESSERVMTAWLAKNGPISIAVDASSFMSYHSGVLTSCIGEQLNHGVLLVGYNMTGEVPYWVIKNSWGEDWGEKGYVRVTMGVNACLLTGYPVSVHVSQSPTPYL; this is translated from the coding sequence atggcgacgtcgagggccgctctctgcgctgttgcggttgtgtgcgtggtgctTGCGGCTGCCTGCGCGCCCGCGCGCGCGATATACGTGGGcacgccggctgctgcgctgttCGAGGAGTTCAAGCGGACGTACCAGCGCGCGTACGGGACGCTGaccgaggagcagcagcggctggcgAACTTCGAGCGCAACCTGGAGCTGATGCGCGAGCATCAGGCGAGGAACCCACACGCGAGGTTCGGGATCACGAAGTTCTTTGACCTGTCGGAGGCGGAGTTCGCCGCGCGCTACCTGAACGGCGCCGCGTACttcgcagcggcgaagcagcacgcCGGCCAGCACTACCGCAAGGCGCGCGCGGACCTGTCGGCGGTGCCTGATGCGGTGGACTGGCGCGAGAAGGGCGCCGTGACGCCGGTGAAGAATCAGGGTGCGTGCGGGTCGTGCTGGGCGTTCTCGGCGGTCGGCAACATCGAGTCGCAGTGGGCCGTTGCCGGCCACAAGCTGGTGAGGCTgtcggagcagcagctggtgagCTGCGATCACGTGGACAAtggttgcggcggcgggctGATGCTGCAGGCATTCGAGTGGGTGCTGCGAAACATGAACGGGACCGTGTCCACGGAGAAGAGCTACCCCTACGTCTCCGGCAACGGTGATGTGCCCGAGTGCTCGAACAGCAGTGAACTCGCTCCCGGTGCGCGAATCGACGGGTACGTGTCGATGGAAAGCAGCGAAAGAGTTATGACTGCGTGGCTTGCGAAGAATGGCCCCATCTCGATTGCGGTCGACGCCAGCTCCTTTATGTCTTACCATAGCGGCGTCCTGACCAGCTGCATTGGTGAGCAGCTGAAccacggcgtgctgctcgtTGGGTACAACATGACTGGTGAGGTTCCGTACTGGGTGATCAAGAACTCGTGGGGTGAGGACTGGGGCGAGAAGGGCTACGTGCGCGTGACCATGGGGGTGAACGCGTGCCTGCTCACTGGGTACCCCGTGTCCGTGCATGTGTCGCAGAGCCCCACCCCTTATCTCTAG
- a CDS encoding cathepsin L-like protease, giving the protein MATSRAALCAVAVVCVVLAAACAPARAIYVGTPAAALFEEFKRTYQRAYGTLTEEQQRLANFERNLELMREHQARNPHARFGITKFFDLSEAEFAARYLNGAAYFAAAKQHAGQHYRKARADLSAVPDAVDWREKGAVTPVKNQGACGSCWAFSAVGNIESQWAVAGHKLVRLSEQQLVSCDHVDNGCGGGLMLQAFEWVLRNMNGTVFTEKSYPYVSGNGDVPECSNSSELAPGARIDGYVSMESSERVMAAWLAKNGPISIAVDASSFMSYHSGVLTSCIGEQLNHGVLLVGYNMTGEVPYWVIKNSWGKDWGEKGYVRVTMGVNACLLTGYPVSVHVSQSPTPYL; this is encoded by the coding sequence atggcgacgtcgagggccgctctctgcgctgttgcggttgtgtgcgtggtgctTGCGGCTGCCTGCGCGCCCGCGCGCGCGATATACGTGGGcacgccggctgctgcgctgttCGAGGAGTTCAAGCGGACGTACCAGCGCGCGTACGGGACGCTGaccgaggagcagcagcggctggcgAACTTCGAGCGCAACCTGGAGCTGATGCGCGAGCATCAGGCGAGGAACCCACACGCGAGGTTCGGGATCACGAAGTTCTTTGACCTGTCGGAGGCGGAGTTCGCCGCGCGCTACCTGAACGGCGCCGCGTACttcgcagcggcgaagcagcacgcCGGCCAGCACTACCGCAAGGCGCGCGCGGACCTGTCGGCGGTGCCTGATGCGGTGGACTGGCGCGAGAAGGGCGCCGTGACGCCGGTGAAGAATCAGGGTGCGTGCGGGTCGTGCTGGGCGTTCTCGGCGGTCGGCAACATCGAGTCGCAGTGGGCCGTTGCCGGCCACAAGCTGGTGAGGCTgtcggagcagcagctggtgagCTGCGATCACGTGGACAAtggttgcggcggcgggctGATGCTGCAGGCATTCGAGTGGGTGCTGCGAAACATGAACGGGACCGTGTTCACGGAGAAGAGCTACCCCTACGTCTCCGGCAACGGTGATGTGCCCGAGTGCTCGAACAGCAGTGAACTCGCTCCCGGTGCGCGAATCGACGGGTACGTGTCGATGGAAAGCAGCGAAAGAGTTATGGCTGCGTGGCTTGCGAAGAATGGCCCCATCTCGATTGCGGTCGACGCCAGCTCCTTTATGTCTTACCATAGCGGCGTCCTGACCAGCTGCATTGGTGAGCAGCTGAAccacggcgtgctgctcgtTGGGTACAACATGACTGGTGAGGTTCCGTACTGGGTGATCAAGAACTCGTGGGGTAAGGACTGGGGCGAGAAGGGCTACGTGCGCGTGACCATGGGGGTGAACGCGTGCCTGCTCACTGGGTACCCCGTGTCCGTGCATGTGTCGCAGAGCCCCACCCCTTATCTCTAG